A genomic window from Halorubrum trapanicum includes:
- a CDS encoding ATP-binding protein has product MINREAELEWLTSHLTRAERQLLVVYGRRRVGKTTLVTTALETLDDASVYYLCDERGAAHNARRFAAQCAEAFDDVTPDVDGYVDAFRYLTARVDGPCVVALDEFSYLVAEDDTVPSVFQTVVDDVLAGTDVSLVLLGSSISMMKEGVLSYESPLYGRRTGQWELAPLSFADVRGFFPDEDLETQIQVYSVLGGVPAYLEQFDPERSLLENVERAVLSKGEFLYEEPEFLLRQELREPATYMAILEAIAGGATRVTEIANEIGRDASSLSRYLQNLTQLAILEREHPVTDPDGRGLYRLTDDFLRFWFRYVAPNRGTLEQGRTEPVRSVIAETLPTHTSRTFETVCQQAVRTSAFPVSCSRVGRWWYGGEEIDVVGINQETETLLLGECKWTTDPVGRAVFDDLTALEPEVRWRGRDRDVRYAVFSRAGFTEELRTAVDERSDASLYGIRELTSLFDAEQ; this is encoded by the coding sequence ATGATAAACCGAGAGGCGGAGCTCGAGTGGCTCACGTCGCATCTCACGCGCGCGGAGCGACAGCTACTCGTCGTGTACGGCCGACGGCGGGTCGGGAAGACAACGCTGGTGACGACAGCGCTCGAGACGCTCGACGACGCCTCGGTCTACTACCTCTGTGACGAGCGGGGCGCGGCGCACAACGCCCGGCGGTTCGCGGCGCAGTGCGCCGAGGCGTTCGACGACGTCACGCCGGACGTCGACGGGTACGTCGACGCGTTCCGGTACCTCACGGCCCGCGTCGACGGGCCGTGTGTCGTGGCGCTGGACGAGTTCTCGTATCTCGTCGCCGAAGACGACACCGTCCCGTCGGTGTTTCAGACCGTCGTCGACGACGTGCTCGCGGGGACGGACGTCTCGCTCGTGTTGTTGGGCTCGTCGATTTCGATGATGAAGGAGGGCGTGTTGAGCTACGAGAGCCCGTTGTACGGACGCCGAACCGGACAGTGGGAGCTCGCTCCGCTCTCGTTCGCGGACGTTCGCGGGTTCTTCCCAGACGAGGATTTGGAGACGCAGATCCAAGTGTACAGCGTCCTCGGCGGCGTCCCCGCGTATCTCGAACAGTTCGACCCGGAGCGGAGCCTCCTCGAGAACGTCGAGCGGGCCGTCCTCTCGAAAGGCGAGTTCCTGTACGAGGAGCCGGAGTTCCTGTTACGGCAGGAGCTTCGTGAGCCCGCGACGTACATGGCGATCCTCGAGGCCATCGCCGGTGGCGCCACGCGTGTCACCGAGATCGCCAACGAGATCGGCCGCGACGCGAGCAGTCTCTCCCGGTACCTCCAGAACCTCACGCAGCTGGCGATCCTCGAGCGAGAACACCCGGTAACGGATCCTGACGGCCGGGGACTGTATCGATTGACGGACGATTTCCTTCGATTCTGGTTTCGGTACGTGGCACCCAATCGAGGAACGCTCGAACAGGGGCGCACGGAACCGGTCCGGTCGGTGATCGCCGAGACGCTACCGACGCACACGAGTCGGACCTTCGAGACCGTGTGCCAGCAGGCGGTTCGGACGTCGGCGTTTCCCGTCTCCTGCTCGCGGGTCGGCCGGTGGTGGTACGGCGGCGAGGAGATAGACGTCGTCGGGATCAATCAAGAGACCGAGACCCTGTTGCTCGGCGAATGCAAGTGGACCACAGACCCCGTCGGGCGAGCGGTGTTCGACGATCTCACGGCGCTCGAACCGGAGGTCCGATGGCGGGGACGCGACCGGGATGTACGGTACGCGGTCTTTTCCCGAGCCGGCTTCACCGAGGAGTTACGGACTGCCGTCGACGAGCGATCCGACGCGTCGCTGTACGGAATCCGAGAACTCACGTCGCTGTTCGACGCCGAACAGTAG
- a CDS encoding helix-turn-helix domain-containing protein, whose translation MPIDIDRFEEGSSRDLRADGRTNAETILSFLAGSPEKAYTPKEIHEATGVARGSVGVVLSRLEDRGLVRHRGEYWAVGNAEDVETTLTALAGSRALSERLGPEDPDEWGHGVESEAEQADE comes from the coding sequence GTGCCCATCGACATCGACCGGTTCGAAGAGGGGTCGAGTCGCGACCTCCGGGCGGACGGGCGGACGAACGCGGAGACGATTCTCTCCTTCCTGGCCGGGTCGCCCGAGAAGGCGTACACGCCGAAGGAGATCCACGAGGCAACGGGCGTCGCGCGCGGCAGCGTCGGCGTCGTCCTTTCCCGACTGGAGGACCGGGGCCTCGTCCGCCACCGCGGCGAGTACTGGGCCGTCGGCAACGCCGAAGACGTCGAGACGACGCTCACCGCGCTCGCCGGGTCGCGCGCGCTGTCGGAGCGTCTCGGTCCGGAAGACCCCGACGAATGGGGGCACGGCGTCGAGTCCGAGGCCGAGCAAGCCGATGAGTGA
- a CDS encoding UPF0175 family protein, with translation MDRIDLPSGVLDAIAAPPADREPIVKQELAVSLYREEYLSFGKARELAGLSKEEFHRLLGERGVERHYTAADLALDVEYARD, from the coding sequence ATAGATAGGATCGATCTGCCGTCCGGGGTGCTGGACGCGATCGCGGCACCGCCGGCGGACCGCGAGCCCATCGTCAAGCAGGAGCTCGCCGTCTCGCTGTACCGAGAGGAGTATCTCTCCTTCGGGAAGGCACGAGAGCTGGCCGGCCTCTCGAAGGAGGAATTCCACCGGCTGCTCGGCGAGCGCGGGGTTGAGCGTCACTACACCGCGGCGGACCTCGCGCTCGATGTCGAGTACGCTCGGGACTGA
- a CDS encoding DUF5615 family PIN-like protein: MTRPLYCDESIWIPVADGLRRRGWTVHTARDEGTLGEPDREQLRYTVENDWTLLTFDDDFLSLVEGQELPHRGLIYVRQAGRQIGDVVKVVDEHLQNRSEDDLSVQYL; this comes from the coding sequence ATGACGCGACCGCTGTACTGCGACGAGAGTATCTGGATTCCCGTCGCCGACGGACTCCGTCGGCGCGGGTGGACCGTACACACCGCCAGAGATGAGGGGACGCTGGGGGAACCCGACCGCGAACAGTTACGATACACCGTGGAGAACGATTGGACCTTGCTGACCTTCGACGACGACTTCCTCTCACTCGTCGAAGGTCAGGAACTGCCCCACAGGGGACTGATATACGTCCGACAGGCCGGGCGACAGATCGGTGACGTCGTGAAAGTCGTCGACGAGCACCTACAGAACCGCTCGGAAGACGATCTATCGGTTCAGTATCTGTAG